The following are encoded together in the Deinococcus soli (ex Cha et al. 2016) genome:
- a CDS encoding META domain-containing protein — protein sequence MSALLTSLTLAALAAPALFSPANPAGVTWTLGTVQPAGRGAITPGAALARPTLRLDGSGASLKITGNTGCSPLTAQAALKGQALVVRGVQAGGSERCTDAALSLREDYLRLLNATTRYDLNGGTLILSGGAGRLTFTRTGGAMTDTPTDSLDGTWQMRVTPGPAGPERGQALLRFTFSGAKVTVAGLAGCNTVTGSGAVIGQQVVFGGVASTRKLCPGAAGTAENRILGLLRAPLTIERQGGALVLRGQSGQLTLTRAPVPAPTGGATPDPAATYTLTRLNGQPAPRTLRPVTLSFRDGRLGGSDGCNSVGGEYVIRAGRVELSGGLMGTKMACPDQPDLGFQTFFEQRPTLTVQGGTLTLRTAEDTWEFQAR from the coding sequence ATGAGCGCCCTGCTGACCTCGCTGACCCTGGCCGCCCTGGCCGCGCCCGCCCTGTTCTCCCCGGCCAACCCGGCGGGTGTCACCTGGACGCTGGGCACCGTCCAGCCCGCCGGGCGCGGCGCGATCACGCCCGGCGCGGCCCTGGCACGTCCCACCCTGCGCCTGGACGGCAGCGGCGCGTCCCTGAAGATCACCGGGAATACCGGGTGTAGCCCCCTGACCGCGCAGGCTGCCCTGAAGGGGCAGGCGCTCGTGGTGCGCGGCGTGCAGGCAGGCGGCAGCGAGCGCTGCACCGACGCCGCCCTGAGCCTGCGCGAGGACTACCTGCGACTCCTGAACGCCACGACCCGTTACGACCTGAACGGCGGCACCCTGATCCTCAGTGGCGGGGCGGGCCGCCTGACCTTCACCCGCACCGGAGGCGCGATGACCGACACCCCCACCGATTCCCTGGACGGCACGTGGCAGATGCGCGTGACCCCAGGACCAGCGGGTCCCGAGCGGGGGCAGGCGCTGCTGCGCTTCACGTTCAGCGGCGCCAAGGTCACGGTCGCCGGACTGGCCGGGTGCAACACCGTGACCGGTTCGGGCGCCGTGATCGGGCAGCAGGTCGTGTTCGGCGGGGTGGCCTCCACCCGCAAACTCTGCCCCGGCGCGGCTGGCACCGCCGAGAACCGCATCCTGGGGCTGCTGCGCGCCCCACTGACCATCGAGCGGCAGGGGGGGGCGCTGGTCCTGCGCGGCCAGAGCGGGCAGCTCACCCTGACCCGCGCGCCTGTCCCCGCGCCCACCGGGGGCGCGACACCGGACCCGGCGGCCACGTACACCCTGACCCGACTGAACGGGCAGCCCGCCCCGCGGACCCTGCGCCCGGTCACGCTGAGCTTCAGAGACGGGCGGTTAGGAGGCAGTGACGGCTGCAACAGCGTGGGCGGCGAGTACGTGATCCGCGCGGGCCGCGTGGAACTCAGCGGCGGGCTGATGGGCACGAAGATGGCCTGCCCCGACCAGCCGGACCTGGGCTTCCAGACGTTCTTCGAGCAGCGGCCCACCCTGACCGTGCAGGGCGGCACCCTGACCCTGAGGACCGCCGAGGACACCTGGGAATTCCAGGCCCGCTGA
- a CDS encoding MFS transporter: MSDAARPAALSGAARLAPLYAAQALATGATTVSTVLASLIMSGLGSEALAGLPSTLIQAAAATSAGLFGALMLRRGRRAGLSLAFALGTMGSLVGFLGARAGVTPLFLTGAMLMGAAQGGYQQARYAAAESVPEARRGTALGALMLMSVLGSFVMTGFSHPIERLGAALGATPEVTGWLVGGALLGVAALLILSWQPLTGPAVAKRERLPLAAAFRIPGVKSTALAVATAQGLMVTLMSLTPLRAHHMGMDHAQVAALISGHILGMFGFGWLTGPLIDRLGLRFGYVSGALLLAAAALTAPLTGQAWLAVSMFLLGLGWNLAFVAGSKALTRFPAAQGVTDALGYVAAGLGTLLGGAVIARAGFPALAITCAVLAALPLVSAWRARPTQP; the protein is encoded by the coding sequence GTGAGTGACGCCGCCCGTCCCGCCGCACTGAGCGGGGCCGCGCGGCTGGCGCCGCTGTACGCCGCGCAGGCCCTGGCTACCGGGGCGACGACTGTCAGCACGGTGCTCGCCAGCCTGATCATGTCGGGCCTGGGCAGCGAGGCACTGGCCGGGCTACCCAGCACGCTGATCCAGGCGGCGGCGGCCACGTCGGCGGGGCTGTTCGGGGCGCTGATGCTGCGCCGGGGCCGCCGCGCGGGCCTGAGTCTGGCGTTCGCGCTGGGCACCATGGGGTCACTGGTGGGCTTCCTGGGCGCGCGCGCGGGGGTCACGCCGCTGTTCCTGACCGGCGCGATGCTGATGGGCGCCGCGCAGGGCGGCTACCAGCAGGCCCGCTACGCCGCCGCCGAGAGCGTCCCCGAGGCGCGGCGCGGCACGGCGCTCGGCGCGCTGATGCTCATGAGCGTGCTGGGGTCGTTCGTGATGACCGGCTTCTCGCATCCCATCGAGCGGCTGGGGGCGGCGCTGGGGGCCACGCCGGAGGTCACGGGCTGGCTGGTGGGCGGCGCGCTGCTGGGCGTGGCCGCGCTGCTGATCCTGTCCTGGCAGCCCCTGACCGGCCCGGCCGTAGCGAAGCGCGAGCGTCTGCCCCTGGCGGCGGCGTTCCGGATTCCCGGCGTGAAGTCCACGGCGCTGGCCGTGGCGACCGCGCAGGGCCTGATGGTGACCCTGATGAGCCTCACGCCGCTGCGCGCACACCACATGGGCATGGATCACGCGCAGGTGGCTGCGCTGATCAGCGGGCACATCCTGGGCATGTTCGGCTTCGGCTGGCTGACCGGCCCGCTGATCGACCGGCTGGGCCTGCGCTTCGGGTACGTGAGCGGCGCGCTGCTCCTCGCGGCAGCGGCCCTAACGGCGCCCCTGACCGGTCAGGCGTGGCTGGCGGTCAGCATGTTCCTGCTGGGCCTGGGCTGGAATCTGGCGTTCGTGGCGGGCAGCAAGGCCCTGACGCGCTTCCCGGCAGCGCAGGGCGTGACCGACGCGCTGGGGTACGTCGCGGCCGGGCTGGGCACGCTGCTGGGCGGCGCGGTGATCGCGCGGGCGGGCTTCCCGGCGCTGGCGATCACCTGCGCGGTCCTGGCGGCGCTGCCGCTGGTCAGCGCGTGGCGCGCCCGGCCCACACAGCCCTGA
- a CDS encoding cobalamin B12-binding domain-containing protein — protein MEDRRIRVLIAKPGMDGHDRGAKVVARALRDAGMEVIYTGLRQTAEMIVNAAVQEDVDAIGLSVLSGAHMHYFREVMGLLRDKGAEDIIVFGGGIIPDQDLPTLQQLGVGRVFTPGASTEDAATYLRGAVQARWQAQGEA, from the coding sequence ATGGAAGACCGCCGAATTCGAGTGCTGATCGCCAAACCCGGCATGGACGGCCATGACCGGGGCGCGAAGGTCGTGGCGCGCGCCCTGCGGGACGCGGGCATGGAAGTCATCTACACCGGCCTGCGCCAGACCGCCGAGATGATCGTGAACGCCGCCGTGCAGGAGGACGTGGACGCCATCGGCCTGAGCGTCCTGTCCGGCGCGCACATGCACTACTTCCGCGAGGTGATGGGTCTGCTGCGCGACAAGGGCGCCGAGGACATCATCGTGTTCGGGGGCGGCATCATCCCCGATCAGGATCTGCCCACCCTGCAGCAACTGGGCGTGGGGCGCGTGTTCACGCCGGGCGCCAGCACGGAGGACGCCGCGACGTACCTGCGCGGCGCCGTGCAGGCCCGCTGGCAGGCGCAGGGCGAGGCGTGA